The proteins below are encoded in one region of Octopus sinensis unplaced genomic scaffold, ASM634580v1 Contig17865, whole genome shotgun sequence:
- the LOC115231223 gene encoding uncharacterized protein LOC115231223, translated as MGIQNSKKKKEKKWKKYTDIGPSPGLTYDGLQTPWHHLQGMKGLPTRSIVNSPKYYYSDFNVAMNTPNTMPPMNTKCSAPPSVYRGGAGSWPPSLGELSSDNYLKINLDNHPDVTKLQNEQNARRENMEQRINKIRTSAIQAAERRKFAEMFKAVPKETQTSACTPHHATSHLLQETSLALSNLSTNPSPNPVRSINSNNSSNKSARGSGCRIFSSRSKISAASHHMDNDDDDKGEIIPVQILSEGQKPPLNKDQITFGSLRFSE; from the coding sequence ATGGGAATTCAGAattcaaagaagaagaaggagaaaaaatggaagaaatatacaGATATTGGTCCTTCTCCAGGACTTACCTATGATGGTCTACAGACACCTTGGCATCACCTACAGGGCATGAAAGGACTGCCAACAAGGTCTATAGTCAATAGCCCCAAATATTATTATAGTGACTTTAATGTTGCAATGAATACACCAAACACCATGCCACCAATGAACACCAAATGCAGTGCTCCTCCCTCTGTGTACAGAGGAGGTGCTGGCTCCTGGCCACCATCATTAGGGGAGCTCAGCTCCGACAACTACCTTAAGATAAATCTTGACAATCATCCTGATGTAACTAAGTTACAGAATGAGCAAAATGCTCGTCGGGAAAATATGGAGCAGAGAATCAACAAGATTCGAACCAGTGCCATCCAAGCTGCTGAGAGACGCAAATTTGCTGAAATGTTCAAAGCTGTGCCAAAAGAAACACAAACCAGTGCATGCACACCACACCATGCTACATCACACCTTCTACAAGAGACAAGCTTAGCATTAAGCAACTTGTCAACAAATCCATCACCCAATCCTGTGAGAAgcatcaacagtaacaacagcagcaacaagagtGCAAGAGGTTCTGGCTGTCGAATATTCTCATCTAGATCAAAAATATCAGCAGCATCTCATCacatggacaatgatgatgatgacaaaggggAAATAATTCCTGTACAAATTCTCAGTGAAGGCCAGAAACCTCCCCTGAACAAAGATCAGATTACTTTTGGATCATTAAGATTCAGTGAGTAG